The Paenibacillus uliginis N3/975 genome has a window encoding:
- a CDS encoding YerC/YecD family TrpR-related protein — translation MQLKKLNDKSIDQLFESVLTLESVEECYVFFDDLCTVNEIQSLSQRLEVARMLGKGCTYNQIEAETGASTATISRVKRCLNYGNDGYKMALERLGR, via the coding sequence GTGCAATTAAAAAAATTAAATGATAAAAGCATCGATCAATTATTTGAATCAGTCCTGACATTGGAGAGTGTGGAAGAATGTTATGTATTTTTCGATGATCTCTGCACAGTCAACGAAATTCAATCTTTGTCTCAGCGACTGGAAGTCGCGCGGATGTTGGGAAAAGGGTGCACATACAACCAGATAGAAGCAGAAACCGGAGCCAGCACAGCAACAATCTCTCGTGTGAAACGGTGTTTGAACTATGGTAATGATGGGTATAAAATGGCGCTGGAACGTTTAGGGCGTTAA
- a CDS encoding DUF1129 family protein has translation MKIKQMVRENNRLQELMTPSNLKYYEDMVVYIRTSAVNEARGEELLLEMAQHLLDAQSKGKSAKEVFGNDPEAYCAELVENLPKLKGLSQIQLSLMIPWVALTWFFFAQALVGFFTMMTGGNVEKMSQVRISTLLLVAAGSYILIKLIMNLMNKDAFQPEDSKRKINIRNMGIYIAVVVVILVAGVWLGRSLPVLIIPPWASLVIFIVGLIGTKVFFSRK, from the coding sequence ATGAAGATTAAACAGATGGTCCGGGAAAACAACCGGCTACAAGAGCTGATGACACCATCCAACTTGAAATATTACGAAGACATGGTCGTCTATATCCGTACCAGTGCTGTAAATGAAGCCCGGGGTGAAGAGCTTTTGCTCGAGATGGCCCAGCATCTGCTGGATGCCCAGAGCAAGGGCAAAAGTGCGAAAGAAGTCTTCGGCAACGATCCTGAGGCATATTGCGCAGAGCTTGTAGAGAATTTGCCCAAGCTGAAGGGTCTAAGCCAGATCCAGCTTAGCTTGATGATTCCTTGGGTGGCGCTAACCTGGTTCTTTTTCGCCCAAGCTCTGGTCGGTTTCTTCACGATGATGACGGGTGGTAATGTGGAGAAAATGTCTCAAGTTCGTATATCCACCCTTCTGCTCGTTGCTGCAGGCTCCTATATTTTGATCAAACTGATCATGAACCTGATGAACAAAGATGCCTTCCAGCCAGAAGACAGCAAACGTAAAATCAACATTCGCAACATGGGAATTTATATCGCGGTCGTTGTCGTCATCCTGGTTGCAGGGGTTTGGCTTGGCCGCTCTCTTCCCGTTCTCATTATCCCGCCTTGGGCTAGCCTCGTTATTTTCATTGTCGGTTTGATCGGAACCAAAGTTTTTTTCTCCAGAAAATAA
- a CDS encoding DUF3048 domain-containing protein gives MLLNKRKSVWRTSILSISAVLMLSACSGGKKEEPVVTPEVQTPVESPAETPPGKETAAFTAPLTGMPLEEASNRRPLSVMINNAPAARPQSGLSQADIVYEVLAEGGITRLIAIFQSQTGIEKIGPIRSIRPYLINIGESYGGVLVHAGGSPEAYSIIKKQGKQDLDEIGNAGAYFWREKDRKAPHNLYSSDEKLREGADKHKFSGDVTIPKYTFMKEEVAEPDSDSGSISAEAAEPGSDSGSISAEAAESGSDSGSVSAEAAEPVSDSGSVSADVPAGEAAAKVDITFLLKNYVVGYAYDEQSKLYQRSINGQPHIDLNNNSVLTATNVIVLGANHKVLDDVGRLAVDIDPGGEAMLFQQGKVIKGQWVRSAGDVIRFMKDGKEVPLVPGTTYFNIVPNSPAFDTHITITNP, from the coding sequence ATGTTGTTGAACAAAAGAAAATCCGTGTGGAGGACAAGCATTCTGTCCATCTCGGCGGTGCTCATGCTGTCTGCATGTAGTGGGGGAAAAAAGGAAGAGCCTGTCGTAACGCCAGAGGTCCAGACTCCAGTGGAATCGCCAGCGGAAACACCGCCTGGGAAGGAGACTGCTGCATTTACGGCACCGCTTACAGGAATGCCGCTTGAAGAGGCATCCAATCGGAGACCGCTGTCTGTTATGATCAACAATGCGCCTGCCGCGCGGCCGCAATCTGGACTCAGCCAGGCAGACATTGTCTATGAGGTGCTGGCAGAAGGCGGAATCACACGTCTGATCGCTATTTTCCAAAGCCAGACCGGTATTGAGAAGATCGGTCCGATCCGCAGCATCCGGCCTTATCTGATTAATATAGGCGAAAGCTATGGCGGCGTCCTTGTTCATGCGGGAGGAAGTCCGGAAGCGTATTCCATCATCAAGAAACAGGGCAAGCAGGATCTCGATGAGATCGGCAATGCCGGAGCTTATTTTTGGCGGGAGAAGGATCGCAAGGCACCTCATAACTTGTACTCCAGTGATGAGAAGCTTCGTGAAGGAGCGGACAAGCATAAGTTTTCAGGTGATGTGACGATACCGAAGTATACTTTTATGAAGGAAGAGGTAGCGGAACCAGACTCGGATAGTGGATCTATATCTGCAGAGGCAGCGGAACCAGGCTCGGATAGTGGATCTATATCTGCAGAGGCAGCGGAATCAGGCTCGGATAGTGGATCTGTATCTGCAGAGGCAGCGGAACCAGTCTCGGATAGTGGATCTGTATCTGCAGACGTCCCAGCGGGCGAAGCCGCAGCGAAGGTCGACATTACCTTTTTGCTGAAAAATTATGTGGTAGGGTACGCCTATGATGAACAATCTAAGCTGTATCAAAGATCTATTAACGGCCAGCCGCATATCGATCTGAATAACAATTCCGTGCTTACAGCTACCAATGTCATTGTGCTGGGGGCGAACCATAAAGTGCTCGACGATGTTGGTAGACTGGCTGTAGACATTGATCCGGGTGGAGAAGCGATGCTGTTCCAGCAGGGGAAGGTCATTAAGGGACAGTGGGTTCGTTCAGCCGGAGACGTCATCCGTTTCATGAAAGACGGTAAAGAAGTGCCTTTGGTTCCAGGAACGACCTATTTCAACATCGTGCCAAACAGTCCCGCTTTCGACACACATATTACAATTACTAATCCATAA
- a CDS encoding RNA-guided endonuclease InsQ/TnpB family protein — MSELTYRTYQIWIKPGHRLYAYAEQMCQDAKNLYNTTNYYIRQVFTALRQDKPLQPLQQQVMDTLLTNIGLMNVRQLEAHQARLQKQLLKPADQRKDSRCHLFELPTKASPYVDYPFLDCLFKAMEQADYRALPAQCSQWVMKRVFSNWQSFFASITDYRVRPDKYAGRPRIPGYARTKAKEVVFTNQDCEIKDRKYLKLPKTKQRLNIGKLGYTEGDLKQVRIVPKYGQYVVELVFACPVEATDVAKENALAIDLGIDQLATIVTNTDHRPVCVKGKPMKAINQYYNKLKAHYTGILRQGKQPQEGAFSSKRLNRLHLKRHRRIKDLFHKTSHYIVRLAAEEKIGTIVIGYNQGWKVESDMGRSNNQSFCYIPHQMLVSMIRYKAAALGIEVILTEEAYTSKASFLDHDPLPKYEEGVTRAFSGKRIHRGLYRSRKGLIHADVNGAANIMRKVFPKASANGIAGLVGSQSVNVSTPLMLSIQ, encoded by the coding sequence GTGTCAGAACTAACATATAGAACCTATCAAATTTGGATCAAGCCCGGCCATCGGTTGTATGCGTACGCGGAGCAGATGTGTCAGGACGCCAAGAATTTGTACAATACGACGAACTATTATATCCGCCAAGTATTTACGGCACTCAGGCAGGACAAGCCTCTTCAACCCTTGCAACAACAAGTCATGGACACGTTACTGACGAACATCGGATTGATGAACGTACGCCAACTTGAAGCCCATCAGGCGAGACTTCAGAAGCAGCTTCTGAAACCAGCCGACCAGCGGAAGGATTCCCGCTGCCACCTGTTCGAATTGCCGACGAAGGCGTCTCCTTATGTGGATTATCCCTTTCTCGATTGTCTGTTCAAGGCGATGGAACAAGCGGATTACCGGGCGCTCCCTGCACAATGCAGTCAGTGGGTTATGAAGCGTGTATTTTCCAATTGGCAATCTTTCTTCGCCAGCATCACGGATTATCGCGTGCGACCTGACAAATACGCCGGAAGACCGCGTATTCCCGGCTACGCCCGCACCAAGGCCAAGGAAGTCGTTTTCACCAATCAGGATTGTGAGATCAAGGACCGCAAGTACCTCAAACTCCCAAAGACGAAACAGCGGCTCAATATCGGCAAGCTCGGCTATACAGAGGGAGATTTGAAGCAGGTACGCATCGTTCCGAAATACGGGCAATATGTCGTGGAACTGGTATTCGCTTGCCCAGTAGAAGCGACAGATGTCGCGAAAGAGAATGCGCTGGCGATTGATTTGGGCATTGATCAGCTTGCAACCATCGTCACAAATACGGACCATCGACCGGTATGCGTGAAGGGCAAGCCGATGAAAGCAATCAATCAGTATTACAACAAGTTGAAGGCACATTATACTGGGATTCTCCGCCAAGGCAAACAACCGCAGGAAGGTGCATTTTCATCCAAGCGACTAAATCGGCTGCATCTGAAGCGTCATCGGAGGATTAAGGACTTGTTTCACAAGACGAGTCATTATATTGTCAGACTAGCTGCCGAGGAGAAGATCGGGACAATCGTCATCGGATACAATCAGGGATGGAAGGTGGAGTCCGATATGGGGCGGAGCAACAATCAGTCGTTCTGTTACATTCCACATCAGATGCTTGTTTCGATGATCCGGTATAAAGCCGCGGCACTCGGAATCGAAGTGATTCTCACCGAAGAGGCGTATACGTCGAAGGCCAGTTTCCTGGATCACGACCCATTGCCCAAGTATGAAGAAGGAGTTACAAGGGCCTTCTCGGGCAAGCGGATTCATCGCGGGTTGTATCGAAGTCGGAAGGGCCTGATCCATGCTGATGTGAACGGAGCAGCGAATATCATGCGTAAAGTATTCCCAAAAGCATCCGCCAATGGGATAGCGGGGTTGGTCGGTAGCCAGTCCGTCAACGTGTCAACTCCACTGATGTTAAGCATCCAGTAA
- the rlmD gene encoding 23S rRNA (uracil(1939)-C(5))-methyltransferase RlmD has translation MKKNRSGRGPQRSSKPSAVIAGLPVAKNDEVIIDIIGMNHDGEGVGRAEGYTLFVQGALPGEKVRVKVLKTKKQYGYAKLMELVEASSDRIAAPCPIYDKCGGCQLQHLDYSAQLEWKRQLVVDNLERIGKLRVQDGAARAGVIGHSGEQGDEPSGQAVTQEGIIVRPTLGMSEPWRYRNKSQVPIGVTEGGLVGGFYARGSHRIIDMETCLIQHEQNDAVVSRVKAIGRKLGITAYNEETGQGLLRHVVVKIGFTTGELMIVLVTNGERIPHLDQWIAAIRKELPAVVSICQNVNTRKTNVIFGDVTRVLWGREVIHDYIGDVKFAISARSFYQVNPAQTEILYGKTVEYAGLTGNETVIDAYCGIGTISLFLAQHAKKVYGVEIVKEAIEDARSNAELNGMNHVEFEVGASEDVIPRWKEQGVEADVIVVDPPRKGCDSRLLETILEMKPERVVYVSCNPSTLARDLRVLEDGGYRTVEVQPVDMFPHTVHVESVALLQRQ, from the coding sequence ATGAAGAAGAACCGTAGCGGACGCGGTCCGCAACGCAGCAGCAAGCCCTCGGCGGTGATTGCCGGATTGCCGGTGGCAAAGAATGACGAGGTTATCATAGACATCATCGGGATGAACCATGACGGAGAAGGGGTCGGCCGTGCGGAAGGCTACACCCTGTTCGTGCAGGGCGCGTTGCCGGGCGAGAAGGTCCGCGTAAAGGTGCTTAAGACAAAGAAGCAGTACGGTTATGCGAAGCTGATGGAGCTGGTGGAGGCAAGTTCGGACCGGATTGCCGCTCCGTGTCCCATCTACGACAAATGCGGTGGCTGCCAGCTGCAGCATTTGGACTACTCCGCTCAACTGGAATGGAAACGCCAGCTGGTGGTGGACAACCTGGAGCGGATCGGGAAGCTGCGGGTGCAGGATGGAGCCGCTAGAGCCGGGGTGATCGGTCATTCCGGGGAGCAGGGCGATGAGCCAAGTGGACAAGCTGTAACTCAAGAAGGGATTATCGTGCGTCCAACGCTTGGCATGAGTGAACCTTGGCGTTACCGCAACAAGTCACAGGTGCCAATCGGTGTTACCGAAGGCGGACTGGTTGGGGGATTTTATGCCCGGGGCAGTCACCGTATTATAGATATGGAGACATGTCTTATTCAACACGAACAGAACGATGCTGTCGTCAGCCGTGTGAAGGCCATCGGCCGGAAGCTTGGTATTACTGCATATAATGAAGAAACAGGACAAGGCCTGCTTCGCCATGTTGTCGTGAAGATCGGCTTCACCACAGGGGAGTTGATGATCGTTCTTGTCACCAACGGCGAGCGTATCCCTCACCTTGATCAATGGATCGCTGCGATTCGCAAGGAACTGCCAGCCGTCGTGAGCATCTGCCAGAACGTTAATACGCGTAAGACGAATGTTATTTTCGGTGATGTTACCCGTGTCCTCTGGGGGCGTGAGGTCATCCATGACTATATCGGTGACGTGAAGTTTGCCATCTCTGCCCGTTCTTTCTATCAGGTGAATCCAGCACAGACTGAGATCTTGTATGGTAAAACTGTCGAATATGCTGGGCTGACCGGCAATGAGACCGTTATCGATGCCTACTGTGGCATCGGAACGATCTCTTTGTTCTTGGCGCAACACGCCAAGAAGGTGTACGGCGTCGAGATTGTCAAAGAAGCGATCGAGGATGCACGCTCGAATGCTGAGCTGAACGGTATGAACCATGTGGAGTTCGAGGTAGGAGCTTCCGAGGATGTCATCCCTCGCTGGAAAGAGCAAGGTGTTGAGGCGGATGTGATTGTAGTGGACCCTCCGCGCAAGGGCTGCGATTCACGTTTGCTAGAAACAATCCTCGAGATGAAGCCGGAGCGGGTTGTGTATGTGAGCTGTAATCCGTCGACACTAGCGAGGGATTTGAGAGTGTTGGAGGATGGCGGTTATCGCACCGTTGAGGTGCAGCCGGTGGATATGTTTCCGCATACGGTGCATGTGGAGTCGGTTGCATTGCTACAAAGACAATAA
- a CDS encoding PadR family transcriptional regulator has product MTTQSQMLKGILEGCILSLMENREVYGYELSTLLEQSGLTFVSEGSIYPLLLRMQKEQLIEGTLRSDTGSGGPPRKYYNLTEKGLDTLSQFKQHWGTLKHSVDHILDNGGTKS; this is encoded by the coding sequence ATGACAACGCAAAGTCAGATGCTAAAAGGGATATTGGAAGGCTGCATCCTGTCACTAATGGAAAATCGCGAAGTGTACGGATACGAGCTCAGCACCCTGCTTGAACAGAGCGGCTTAACGTTCGTTAGCGAAGGCAGCATTTACCCCCTTCTCCTCCGGATGCAGAAAGAGCAATTGATTGAGGGCACGCTCCGTTCAGACACCGGCTCCGGCGGACCTCCCCGGAAATATTACAACCTGACGGAGAAGGGACTGGACACCTTATCTCAATTTAAACAGCATTGGGGTACGCTGAAGCATAGTGTGGATCACATTTTAGACAACGGAGGAACAAAGTCATGA
- a CDS encoding inorganic phosphate transporter — MDTTMLVLGIVVFLALAFDFINGFHDTANAIATSVSTRALKPRTAIIMAASMNFLGAMLFTGVAKTIGGSVADPTTLDNGIEVVIATLIAAIIWNLATWWFGIPSSSSHALIGALAGAVFVGAGSDKLNYAGFTDIVLALILSPIIAFVVGYLIMQLLKVIFAKKSPHTVNKGFRTMQIFTAALQSFTHGTNDAQKAMGIITFALVTSGQLSEMEVPFWVKLSAATAMALGTSVGGWKIIKTMGTKIFKIEPINGFAADFTGASVIFSATLLHLPISTTHAITSAILGVGSAKRFSAVKWSLAGRIVITWFITIPITALLAGLIFKILF; from the coding sequence ATGGATACAACTATGCTCGTATTAGGTATCGTCGTATTTCTGGCACTCGCGTTTGACTTTATTAACGGGTTCCACGATACGGCAAATGCTATCGCAACCTCGGTGTCAACACGGGCGTTAAAGCCTCGGACGGCGATTATCATGGCCGCTTCCATGAACTTTTTAGGTGCGATGTTATTTACCGGCGTAGCCAAAACGATCGGCGGCAGTGTAGCGGATCCGACAACGCTTGACAACGGAATTGAGGTTGTAATTGCAACACTCATCGCCGCAATCATTTGGAACCTCGCGACTTGGTGGTTCGGAATTCCGTCCTCCTCTTCACATGCGCTTATTGGTGCTTTGGCAGGGGCAGTATTTGTCGGAGCAGGAAGCGATAAGCTGAACTATGCCGGATTTACCGACATCGTGCTTGCGCTCATTCTATCGCCGATCATCGCTTTTGTTGTCGGTTATCTGATCATGCAGCTGCTCAAAGTGATCTTTGCCAAAAAGAGTCCGCATACGGTAAACAAAGGTTTCCGTACGATGCAGATCTTTACAGCGGCACTCCAATCCTTCACGCATGGTACGAATGATGCGCAGAAAGCGATGGGGATTATCACGTTCGCACTCGTGACCTCAGGTCAGCTGAGCGAAATGGAAGTTCCGTTTTGGGTTAAGTTGTCTGCAGCAACGGCAATGGCGCTCGGTACTTCGGTGGGCGGATGGAAGATCATCAAAACCATGGGTACCAAAATATTCAAAATCGAGCCGATTAACGGGTTCGCAGCTGATTTTACCGGCGCATCTGTTATTTTTTCGGCTACGTTGCTTCACCTGCCGATCAGTACAACCCATGCTATCACTTCAGCCATACTCGGTGTTGGCTCAGCCAAACGCTTTTCGGCCGTTAAATGGTCTCTTGCGGGTCGTATTGTAATAACTTGGTTTATTACCATTCCGATCACGGCACTGCTTGCAGGTCTTATCTTCAAGATTTTATTCTAG
- a CDS encoding DUF47 domain-containing protein, with amino-acid sequence MKLKKKDIFFQTLENMADTIVQAADYFSQHVSNLQDVTEFANEMKKFESKCDTFTHTIITELNKTFITPIERDDIMDLTTSMDDVMDGLEATAARFYMYQLGQPDEYIVQFGEILRQSSYEIQKAIHLLSQKKLLAIREYTIRLNDLENQGDELLRICIKDLFATVSDPIELIKRKEIYERLETTTDTCEDVANMLESIIMRNS; translated from the coding sequence ATGAAATTGAAGAAAAAGGATATATTCTTCCAGACGTTGGAGAATATGGCCGATACAATCGTGCAAGCAGCAGATTATTTCTCACAGCACGTTTCTAATCTACAAGATGTTACAGAATTTGCTAATGAAATGAAAAAATTTGAGTCCAAGTGTGACACTTTCACACATACCATCATCACGGAACTCAACAAAACATTTATTACGCCAATTGAACGCGACGACATCATGGATTTGACAACCAGTATGGATGATGTAATGGATGGTCTTGAAGCCACTGCAGCCCGATTTTATATGTATCAGTTGGGCCAGCCGGACGAGTATATCGTTCAGTTTGGCGAAATCTTGCGTCAATCCTCTTACGAAATCCAGAAGGCGATTCATCTGCTCTCGCAGAAGAAGCTGCTGGCTATTCGTGAGTATACCATTCGTCTGAATGACCTGGAAAACCAAGGTGATGAGCTGCTGCGTATTTGTATTAAAGATTTGTTCGCTACAGTATCTGATCCGATCGAACTGATCAAACGCAAAGAGATTTACGAACGTCTTGAGACTACCACGGACACTTGCGAAGACGTGGCAAATATGCTCGAATCTATCATTATGCGTAATTCGTAA
- a CDS encoding sirohydrochlorin chelatase, giving the protein MMKSGVLVISHGSREETWVSLVDEAVRELAKDVDVPVVASYLELVEGRLIQDGILALEGQGVTDMLVIPLFVSSGSTHIDEIAYALGVKSVPDKETDLEPFEVKARVHFGTPVDDDPDIAVMVWDKVRELSCEPSKEVVLLVGHGSRHELFRTRWELGINSLALRVAEVSGTFADAALLNPGNIREKVVEWKERGCEVIVAPLFLSEGYFTEKVIPDQLEGLLCRYSGRTLLPHPLLPQWMLRQVRTFLNP; this is encoded by the coding sequence ATGATGAAATCTGGAGTGCTAGTCATCAGTCATGGCTCCAGAGAAGAGACTTGGGTATCGCTGGTGGACGAGGCTGTACGGGAGCTGGCCAAGGATGTGGATGTACCGGTAGTGGCTTCATATCTGGAGTTAGTAGAAGGTCGCCTCATTCAAGACGGTATATTAGCATTGGAAGGCCAGGGTGTCACGGACATGCTGGTTATTCCTTTGTTCGTATCGTCGGGTAGCACTCATATTGATGAAATAGCATACGCTTTGGGTGTAAAGTCTGTGCCCGACAAGGAGACGGATCTCGAACCATTTGAGGTGAAGGCACGGGTCCATTTTGGTACCCCAGTCGACGATGATCCGGATATTGCCGTCATGGTATGGGATAAAGTTCGTGAGCTGTCTTGTGAACCTTCGAAAGAAGTCGTACTTCTGGTCGGTCATGGCAGCCGACATGAGTTGTTTCGCACCCGCTGGGAGCTTGGGATAAATTCTCTGGCTCTACGGGTGGCGGAAGTAAGCGGGACGTTTGCGGATGCTGCGCTGCTGAATCCCGGAAATATCCGGGAAAAGGTGGTAGAATGGAAGGAGCGCGGCTGCGAGGTAATCGTGGCTCCGCTTTTTTTAAGTGAGGGATATTTTACCGAGAAGGTGATTCCGGACCAGCTGGAGGGGCTTTTGTGTCGTTATTCAGGCCGAACGCTGCTGCCTCACCCGCTGCTTCCGCAGTGGATGCTGCGTCAGGTTCGTACCTTCTTGAACCCTTGA
- a CDS encoding diacylglycerol kinase has product MRKARLIYNPTSGREEMKRRLADILQRLDNAGIETSCHATTGEGDATLAAAEAVDRGYDLIIAAGGDGTLNEVINGMAEKENIPPLGVFPLGTTNDFARALGISKNWEEYCDLVIRNETRPIDLGKANDRYFINIAGGGTLTELTYEVPSKLKTMIGQLAYYLKGLEKMVSLTPQELIINANGQAPIHDEFMVFLIANSNSVGGFEKLAPGASIDDGLFDVIALRKCNLAEFVRVVHLALRGEHLNDKRVIHFRTDYMEVVSPGPVQLNLDGEFGGVLPGTFRNLPQHLRIFT; this is encoded by the coding sequence ATGAGAAAAGCACGGTTAATTTATAACCCCACCTCTGGGCGGGAGGAAATGAAGCGGCGTCTGGCCGATATATTGCAACGTCTGGACAACGCAGGTATTGAGACCTCTTGTCATGCGACAACTGGCGAGGGGGATGCGACTCTCGCAGCCGCGGAAGCAGTGGATCGGGGTTATGACCTCATCATTGCTGCTGGTGGCGACGGAACATTGAATGAAGTCATTAACGGCATGGCGGAGAAAGAAAATATTCCACCTTTGGGTGTGTTCCCGCTAGGAACGACGAATGACTTTGCACGGGCGCTTGGCATTTCGAAGAACTGGGAGGAATACTGCGATCTGGTGATTCGGAATGAGACAAGGCCGATTGATCTCGGCAAGGCCAATGACCGTTACTTCATTAATATTGCGGGCGGCGGTACACTGACGGAGCTTACGTACGAAGTTCCAAGCAAGCTCAAGACGATGATCGGGCAGCTGGCGTATTATTTGAAGGGTCTGGAGAAAATGGTCAGTCTGACGCCGCAGGAGCTCATCATCAACGCGAACGGCCAGGCACCGATCCACGATGAGTTCATGGTGTTCCTCATCGCAAACAGCAACTCGGTTGGCGGTTTCGAGAAGCTAGCCCCCGGCGCCAGCATCGACGACGGTCTGTTCGACGTCATTGCGCTGCGCAAATGCAATCTCGCGGAGTTCGTCCGTGTCGTTCACCTGGCCCTGCGCGGGGAGCATTTGAACGATAAGAGGGTCATCCACTTCCGGACCGATTATATGGAGGTTGTCTCCCCGGGTCCAGTGCAGCTGAATCTCGACGGCGAGTTCGGCGGTGTGCTGCCAGGAACATTCCGCAACTTGCCGCAGCATCTGCGGATTTTTACGTGA
- a CDS encoding alpha/beta hydrolase family protein, translating to MERQIIIRHNQEELTASIHYPSKDGRQEGRCNRVPLVVICHGFVGSRIGVDRLFVKTARELAEDGYMVLRFDYIGCGESSGCYGAEGLESMIAQTRSVLDYGLRCTDVDPTRVTLIGHSLGGAVALQTAVRDRRVKNLVLWSAVGYPFNDIVTITGRDVYDASVKSGKADYLGYEFTPAFFESLAAGQPFQEAIKFTGDVLVIHGTSDEIIPVDYAFLYQKVFWMRPEGRCDKEIIFQGDHTYSAGLQRSQLLKRTREWLNELESVQQDWQHWMI from the coding sequence ATGGAGCGGCAGATCATCATCCGTCACAATCAGGAGGAACTAACGGCAAGTATACATTATCCGTCTAAAGACGGGCGACAGGAAGGGCGCTGCAATCGTGTTCCACTCGTTGTCATCTGCCACGGCTTCGTCGGAAGCCGGATCGGCGTGGATCGCCTGTTCGTGAAGACAGCGCGGGAGCTTGCAGAGGATGGGTATATGGTACTCCGCTTCGATTATATCGGCTGCGGAGAAAGCTCTGGCTGCTACGGAGCTGAAGGGCTGGAGTCCATGATTGCTCAGACCCGTTCCGTACTAGATTACGGACTGAGATGCACCGATGTTGACCCAACCCGGGTGACGCTAATCGGTCACAGTCTTGGAGGAGCCGTAGCGCTTCAGACAGCTGTCCGCGACCGCCGGGTCAAGAATCTTGTTCTATGGTCGGCTGTAGGTTATCCGTTTAATGATATTGTGACTATTACGGGCCGTGACGTGTACGACGCGTCCGTGAAATCTGGAAAAGCAGATTACCTCGGCTATGAATTCACACCGGCGTTTTTCGAATCGCTTGCAGCGGGGCAGCCGTTTCAGGAGGCGATCAAGTTCACTGGAGATGTGCTGGTCATCCACGGAACGTCTGACGAAATTATCCCGGTCGATTATGCGTTCCTGTATCAAAAAGTGTTCTGGATGCGTCCCGAGGGACGCTGTGATAAAGAGATTATCTTCCAGGGAGATCATACGTATTCTGCGGGGCTGCAGCGATCACAGCTGTTGAAACGGACTCGGGAATGGTTGAACGAGCTGGAGAGCGTTCAGCAGGATTGGCAGCATTGGATGATATGA
- a CDS encoding DoxX family protein produces MFNQWLRENKIAMWLLTVIRVYVGYEWLTAGWGKLTGGFDAAGFMQGAIAKAAGDHPAVQGWWAAFLEHAALPGVKIFNVLVPLGEFLVGLGLILGTFTTFAALMGLVMNAAFLFSGTVSTNAQLLLLEVLIIVAAANAGKIGLDRYVLPYLRGLFNKGGRTTYGDSAPKFKKRTV; encoded by the coding sequence ATGTTTAACCAATGGCTGAGAGAGAATAAAATTGCAATGTGGCTTCTGACCGTCATTCGGGTCTATGTTGGTTACGAGTGGTTAACAGCAGGTTGGGGCAAGTTAACAGGCGGATTTGACGCCGCAGGGTTCATGCAGGGGGCAATCGCAAAGGCAGCGGGTGACCACCCCGCCGTACAAGGATGGTGGGCTGCGTTCCTGGAACATGCCGCACTGCCTGGAGTAAAAATCTTCAACGTCCTTGTACCGCTTGGTGAATTCCTGGTAGGTCTTGGACTCATTCTCGGAACGTTTACCACCTTTGCTGCACTGATGGGACTCGTGATGAACGCAGCGTTCCTCTTCTCGGGTACTGTGAGCACCAACGCACAATTGCTACTACTTGAAGTACTCATCATCGTTGCAGCCGCTAATGCTGGTAAAATCGGTCTTGATCGCTATGTCCTCCCTTACCTTCGTGGATTGTTTAACAAAGGCGGACGAACAACCTATGGCGACAGTGCTCCAAAGTTTAAAAAGCGCACCGTGTAA